The Sporichthyaceae bacterium genome window below encodes:
- a CDS encoding PEP-utilizing enzyme: MSEDAALQRYQEQLDDELCTWPREPALYTRANANDQWPRPITPLTQDLIALPQERGLGVAFADELGVAPDHGPWTWNAVFYGWYTYAVEPAAAMADNLPGYSRTGVYGDYFGVVEDPDAPKTAAGKGAGPLTLARIGINFVRALRSYPKRSQRYRAEAHARLRRDLARDWTAAADAELTDRLRAHHDEAVRYRVPHVLASVISAPLFKQVNETAAKFAGPGATGMVTAAVTGLGGIHMQEATAALGKVARGRTTRADFLDQFGFRGFNEFELAARPWRDDPTTVDRLVAGAAVGDRAEQTAKTRAEARAALQQKAGRRWLMFGRLLTMAETHIRWRENGKVPMALATHSIRLIVRESGRRLAAAGRLAGADEVYFLRLAELLDELDGHPVPDLAERIARRRRNHELAADLPLPEMIDAKHGAISVIAAERWRSLGVLPPAASQTASDRLVGAAGSPGRVTGRARIVADPDAVELDDGDVIVAYGTDPAWTALFFQAAAVVVDVGGPMSHSAIAAREIGIPCVVNVKHGTTLIQEGQQITVDGDTGEVLIASAASAA, translated from the coding sequence ATGAGCGAGGACGCGGCACTGCAGCGCTACCAGGAGCAGCTCGACGACGAGCTGTGCACGTGGCCGCGCGAGCCCGCCCTGTACACCCGGGCCAACGCCAACGACCAGTGGCCGCGCCCGATCACCCCGCTGACCCAGGACCTCATCGCGCTGCCGCAGGAACGTGGCCTCGGCGTCGCGTTCGCCGACGAGCTCGGCGTCGCGCCCGACCACGGCCCGTGGACGTGGAACGCGGTGTTCTACGGCTGGTACACCTACGCCGTCGAACCGGCCGCGGCCATGGCCGACAACCTGCCCGGCTACTCACGCACCGGCGTCTACGGCGACTACTTCGGGGTGGTCGAGGACCCGGACGCGCCGAAGACCGCCGCCGGCAAGGGTGCCGGGCCGCTGACCCTGGCGAGGATCGGCATCAACTTCGTCCGTGCATTGCGCAGCTATCCCAAACGTTCGCAGCGCTACCGCGCCGAGGCGCACGCCCGGCTGCGCCGCGACCTCGCCCGCGACTGGACCGCCGCCGCCGATGCCGAACTCACCGACCGGCTGCGCGCCCACCATGACGAGGCCGTGCGTTACCGGGTGCCGCACGTGCTGGCCAGCGTCATCTCCGCACCGCTGTTCAAACAGGTCAACGAAACCGCCGCGAAGTTCGCCGGTCCCGGTGCCACCGGCATGGTCACCGCTGCGGTCACCGGCCTGGGCGGCATCCACATGCAGGAGGCCACCGCCGCGCTCGGGAAGGTCGCCCGTGGCCGGACGACCCGCGCGGATTTCCTCGACCAATTCGGCTTCCGGGGCTTCAACGAGTTCGAACTCGCCGCCAGGCCGTGGCGCGACGACCCGACCACCGTGGACCGGCTGGTCGCCGGTGCCGCCGTGGGCGACCGCGCCGAGCAGACCGCGAAGACCCGCGCGGAGGCGCGGGCCGCGCTGCAGCAGAAGGCCGGGCGACGCTGGTTGATGTTCGGTCGGCTGCTCACCATGGCCGAGACGCACATTCGCTGGCGGGAGAACGGCAAGGTGCCGATGGCCCTGGCCACCCACTCGATCCGGCTGATCGTGCGGGAGTCCGGCCGCCGGCTGGCCGCGGCGGGTCGGTTGGCCGGCGCCGACGAAGTGTACTTTCTGCGGCTTGCCGAACTGCTCGACGAACTCGACGGCCACCCGGTGCCCGACCTCGCCGAGCGCATCGCCCGCCGCCGGCGCAACCACGAGCTCGCCGCGGATCTGCCGCTGCCGGAGATGATCGACGCCAAGCACGGCGCCATCTCGGTGATCGCCGCGGAACGCTGGCGGTCCCTCGGTGTGCTGCCGCCGGCGGCGTCGCAGACGGCGAGCGACCGCCTGGTCGGCGCGGCCGGGTCGCCGGGCCGGGTCACCGGCCGTGCCCGCATCGTCGCCGACCCCGACGCGGTCGAACTCGACGACGGGGACGTGATCGTGGCCTACGGCACCGACCCCGCGTGGACCGCGCTGTTCTTCCAGGCCGCCGCCGTCGTGGTGGACGTCGGCGGCCCCATGTCGCACTCCGCGATCGCCGCCCGGGAGATCGGCATCCCGTGCGTGGTCAACGTCAAGCACGGCACCACGCTGATCCAGGAGGGTCAGCAGATCACCGTGGACGGCGACACCGGCGAGGTGCTGATCGCCTCGGCGGCATCAGCGGCCTGA
- a CDS encoding Dyp-type peroxidase, with the protein MTPQPGIFALGTAAQSYLEFDLASGADPVALVHALANFDEPAATLGGANVVIGIRPSLWAAAAPADAFGVRDFLAPVVGPDGFTMPATQHDAWVWVSGPTQDLVFDVAMSALNDVASVAHPVTEVNGWPYRRLRDLTGFIDGTENPPLVDAPGVVAVPDGEPGAGCSVVLVQQWTHDTAWLALETRAQELVIGRTKTDSIELDETEMPPDSHVARNVIEENGVELEIFRRNTPYGGVTDHGTMFVGFCARQRVLHLMLERMAGVGDGVRDALTRYTTPLTGAYYVVPSVDALQQWRDPEPAD; encoded by the coding sequence GTGACTCCTCAGCCCGGCATCTTCGCGCTCGGCACCGCGGCGCAGTCCTATCTGGAGTTCGACCTGGCGTCCGGCGCGGATCCGGTGGCGTTGGTACACGCGCTGGCGAACTTCGACGAGCCGGCGGCGACCCTGGGCGGCGCCAATGTGGTCATTGGCATCCGCCCGTCGTTGTGGGCGGCGGCGGCTCCGGCGGATGCCTTCGGCGTGCGGGATTTCCTCGCACCGGTCGTCGGCCCGGACGGGTTCACCATGCCTGCCACCCAGCACGATGCCTGGGTGTGGGTCTCCGGTCCGACGCAGGATCTGGTCTTCGACGTCGCGATGTCCGCGCTGAACGACGTGGCATCCGTGGCGCACCCGGTGACCGAGGTGAACGGCTGGCCCTATCGCCGGCTGCGCGACCTTACCGGCTTCATCGACGGCACGGAGAATCCGCCACTTGTCGACGCGCCGGGTGTGGTCGCGGTGCCGGACGGCGAACCGGGCGCCGGCTGCAGCGTGGTGCTGGTGCAGCAGTGGACCCACGACACCGCGTGGCTTGCCCTGGAAACCCGCGCCCAGGAGCTGGTGATCGGGCGCACCAAGACCGACAGCATCGAGCTGGACGAGACCGAGATGCCACCGGACTCGCACGTGGCGCGCAACGTGATCGAGGAGAACGGCGTGGAGCTGGAGATCTTCCGCCGCAACACCCCCTACGGCGGTGTCACCGACCACGGCACCATGTTCGTCGGTTTCTGCGCACGCCAGCGGGTGCTGCACCTGATGCTCGAGCGGATGGCCGGCGTCGGTGACGGGGTGCGGGATGCGCTCACCCGGTACACCACGCCGCTGACCGGGGCCTACTACGTGGTGCCCTCGGTGGACGCGCTGCAGCAGTGGCGCGACCCCGAACCGGCGGACTGA
- a CDS encoding SDR family oxidoreductase, giving the protein MTSAKTVIVTGASSGIGLALAEAYLKRGDNVVGNARTMARLQEAAASIGSPENFLLVEGDIGRPQTATTLFDRAIEAFGRVDVLIANAGVFIGKPITEFTEDEVNSLIDTNLRGFFYPAQAAAKHMTANGAGHIIAITACIAMQPNAKLPCSMTALVKGGLNHAVQALAIELAQTGVQVNAVAPGVIDTPMFPRDEGTWAFLRTFAPNGKTGVPQDVVNAVQYLTDSGYVTGSIMTVDGGSTAGTW; this is encoded by the coding sequence ATGACGTCAGCCAAGACGGTCATCGTGACCGGAGCGTCCAGCGGCATCGGACTGGCGCTGGCCGAGGCCTACCTCAAGCGCGGGGACAACGTGGTCGGCAACGCCCGCACCATGGCCCGGTTGCAGGAGGCCGCGGCCTCCATCGGCAGCCCGGAGAACTTCCTGCTGGTCGAGGGGGACATCGGCAGGCCGCAGACCGCCACCACGCTGTTCGACCGGGCGATCGAGGCGTTCGGCCGGGTGGACGTACTCATCGCCAATGCCGGCGTCTTCATCGGCAAGCCGATCACCGAGTTCACCGAGGACGAGGTGAACTCACTCATCGACACCAACCTGCGGGGCTTCTTCTATCCGGCGCAGGCCGCCGCCAAGCACATGACCGCGAACGGGGCGGGTCACATCATCGCGATCACCGCGTGCATTGCCATGCAGCCGAACGCCAAGCTGCCGTGCTCGATGACCGCGCTGGTCAAGGGCGGTCTCAATCACGCGGTGCAGGCGCTGGCCATCGAGTTGGCGCAGACCGGGGTCCAGGTCAACGCGGTGGCGCCGGGCGTCATCGACACCCCGATGTTCCCGCGGGACGAGGGCACCTGGGCGTTCCTGCGCACGTTCGCGCCCAACGGCAAGACCGGCGTGCCGCAGGACGTGGTGAACGCGGTGCAGTACCTGACCGACTCCGGCTACGTCACCGGCTCGATCATGACCGTGGACGGAGGATCGACAGCCGGCACCTGGTGA
- a CDS encoding acyl-CoA dehydrogenase produces the protein MTIDLTDRQRALRGKARTFARDVLRDAKTTAERLPTPEERFLATKPAYQRLVADGFLRACIPTSDGGENEGLLDTAVLMEELYCQNPSVALTLLATVLGCQPVLVGGSPEQRKRMLAPFLETTGAPLAAFCSTEPGGSANPASPPPGEGVRTRAVRVDGQWLINGRKKWVSSATGWQRDGADLLCIVARTDPDAAPGLGISMIAVERPTSGVTLDRVIDSPGYRCHLLPEFSLHDLAAPEENLLGEQGGGLRLAGAAFTGATALVGILSVALMRAAFDHTLRFARTEHRGGTAPILAHQAVGYALADAKMNIEAARSLALRACAAVDAGHPATAELANYSKIFGSETAVRVITELMRVVGVDSYDDLDPLNGLLQDALVLPLFSGGNMGVRRKALHALLQNPDYDPLTAAEG, from the coding sequence GTGACGATCGACCTCACCGACCGGCAACGTGCGCTGCGCGGGAAAGCCCGGACCTTCGCCCGGGATGTACTCCGCGACGCGAAGACCACCGCGGAACGATTGCCCACGCCCGAGGAGCGGTTCCTCGCCACCAAGCCCGCGTACCAGCGTCTGGTCGCCGACGGGTTTTTGCGTGCGTGCATCCCCACCTCGGACGGCGGCGAGAACGAGGGCCTGCTCGACACCGCGGTGCTGATGGAGGAGTTGTACTGCCAGAACCCGAGCGTCGCGTTGACGCTGCTGGCCACGGTGCTCGGGTGCCAGCCGGTGTTGGTGGGCGGCTCACCCGAGCAGCGCAAGCGAATGCTGGCCCCGTTCCTGGAGACCACCGGGGCGCCGCTGGCCGCGTTCTGTTCCACCGAGCCCGGCGGCAGCGCGAACCCCGCCTCGCCGCCGCCGGGCGAGGGCGTACGCACCCGGGCGGTGCGGGTCGACGGGCAATGGCTGATCAACGGCCGCAAGAAGTGGGTGTCCTCGGCGACCGGCTGGCAGCGCGACGGCGCCGACCTGCTGTGCATCGTCGCCCGCACCGACCCCGACGCTGCGCCGGGGCTGGGCATCTCGATGATCGCGGTGGAGAGGCCGACCTCCGGCGTCACGCTGGACCGGGTGATCGACTCCCCCGGTTATCGCTGTCACCTGTTGCCGGAGTTCTCCTTGCACGACCTCGCCGCGCCGGAGGAGAACCTGCTCGGTGAACAGGGCGGTGGCCTGAGGTTGGCCGGGGCCGCCTTCACCGGCGCGACCGCGCTCGTCGGCATCCTCAGCGTGGCACTGATGCGCGCGGCGTTCGACCACACGTTGCGCTTCGCAAGGACCGAGCACCGCGGCGGCACCGCGCCGATCCTCGCTCACCAAGCGGTCGGCTACGCACTGGCCGACGCCAAGATGAACATCGAGGCGGCGCGATCACTGGCCCTGCGGGCCTGCGCCGCGGTGGACGCCGGGCACCCGGCCACCGCCGAACTGGCGAACTACTCGAAGATCTTCGGCTCGGAAACCGCGGTGCGGGTGATCACCGAGTTGATGCGGGTGGTCGGCGTGGACAGCTATGACGACCTCGACCCGCTCAACGGGCTGCTGCAGGACGCACTGGTGTTGCCGCTGTTCTCCGGCGGCAACATGGGCGTGCGACGCAAGGCGCTGCACGCGCTGCTGCAGAACCCGGACTATGACCCGTTGACCGCAGCAGAAGGGTGA
- a CDS encoding osmoprotectant NAGGN system M42 family peptidase encodes MSDVERLPVDETWMRNILLALLEIPSPTGRTDQIMQFLGETLTELKIPFELTRRGALLATLRGLRTVPARAVVVHADTIGMSVRRIKVDGRLQPEPIGSHSARFSEGARVTIFTDDPQVSYSGTVLPLKASGHAYGEAVDTQGVGWEHVEIRVDELVHSAADVRALGIEVGDFVAHHPLAEITNSGYVKSRHLDDKGGIAAALAAFKAVVEAGVDLPVTTHLLITIAEEVGQGASHGLHKDVAEMVSIDTAVVAPGQESRENAVTLAMQDMTGPFDYHLTRRLATLCRQLDIDHVRDVFHYYRSDAAAAIEAGAEMRAALVGFGTDATHGHERTTVQAIRSTAELVAAYVQSDLTFADWDEHRRGPLEDFPSSDQMAVTES; translated from the coding sequence GTGAGCGACGTCGAAAGACTGCCCGTCGACGAGACATGGATGCGGAACATCCTGCTCGCTCTGCTGGAGATCCCCAGCCCCACCGGTCGAACCGACCAGATCATGCAGTTCCTCGGGGAAACTCTGACCGAGCTGAAGATCCCGTTCGAGCTGACCCGGCGCGGCGCCCTGTTGGCCACGCTGCGCGGGCTGCGCACGGTGCCCGCCCGCGCGGTGGTGGTGCACGCGGACACCATCGGCATGTCGGTGCGGCGGATCAAGGTCGACGGCCGACTGCAACCGGAGCCGATCGGCTCGCACAGCGCCCGGTTCTCCGAGGGCGCGCGGGTCACCATCTTCACCGACGACCCGCAGGTGTCCTACTCCGGCACGGTGTTGCCGTTGAAGGCCTCCGGGCATGCCTATGGCGAGGCGGTCGACACCCAGGGCGTGGGCTGGGAGCACGTGGAAATCCGCGTCGACGAACTGGTGCACTCCGCTGCGGACGTGCGGGCACTGGGCATCGAGGTCGGCGACTTCGTCGCGCACCACCCGCTAGCGGAGATCACCAACAGCGGCTACGTGAAGTCCCGGCATCTCGACGACAAGGGCGGCATCGCCGCCGCACTGGCCGCGTTCAAGGCCGTCGTCGAGGCCGGTGTGGACCTGCCGGTAACCACCCATCTGCTGATCACCATCGCCGAGGAGGTCGGCCAGGGCGCTTCGCACGGCCTGCACAAGGACGTGGCCGAGATGGTCTCCATTGACACCGCGGTGGTGGCGCCGGGCCAGGAGTCCCGGGAGAACGCGGTGACGCTGGCCATGCAGGACATGACCGGCCCGTTCGACTACCACCTGACCCGCCGGCTGGCCACGCTGTGCCGGCAACTGGACATCGACCACGTGCGCGATGTTTTCCATTACTACCGCTCCGATGCGGCCGCGGCGATCGAGGCCGGTGCGGAGATGCGCGCCGCACTGGTCGGCTTCGGCACCGACGCCACGCACGGACACGAACGCACCACGGTGCAGGCGATCCGCAGTACCGCCGAACTCGTCGCGGCCTACGTGCAGAGCGACCTGACCTTCGCGGATTGGGATGAACACCGACGCGGACCGCTGGAGGACTTCCCCAGCTCCGACCAGATGGCGGTTACCGAGAGCTGA
- the ngg gene encoding N-acetylglutaminylglutamine synthetase gives MASDVALECGWGRLIMGHTFTDHTDLLAVLRREAPGRRDICMYVHEPQVLVGLAPDELFIDPSVTYRLPLSAEVRPALPDTQGIRVRELAGPADADAVNRLYAGAGMLTVDPQTLIANQRSDVFTYLVAEEAGTGRLLGTVTGVDHRAAFGDPEAGSSLWCLAVDPQSQRPGVGEALVVALAERLATAGAAHLDLSVLYNNAPAIALYEKLGFSRAQVFCVKRKNPINEPLFVPAADDLARCNPYARIIADEAIRRGIHVEVLDPQWGELRLTHGGRRVLTRESLSELTSAVAMSRCDDKRVTRRILSDAGLPVPRGRSAGPPEDVAADEAFLAAVGEVVVKPARGEQGRGISVGVRTPPELASAVAEARQHCPDVLIEELVAGQDLRVVVIDSEVVAAAVRRPARVTGTGRHTVRELIAAQSRRRAAATGGESRIPIDDACRAVVAAAGWEMNDVLPADHQLTVRRTANLHTGGTIHDVTEMLHPELATAARRAAQVLDIPVVGLDLMVPRVDGPDFYFIEANERPGLANHEPQPTAARFIDLLFPATRPLPQPWDPGLTGKGADHLVQAIG, from the coding sequence ATGGCATCTGACGTCGCGTTGGAATGCGGGTGGGGCCGGCTGATCATGGGCCACACCTTCACCGATCACACCGACCTGTTGGCGGTACTGCGTCGGGAGGCGCCCGGCCGTCGCGACATCTGCATGTACGTGCACGAACCGCAGGTCCTGGTCGGCCTGGCGCCCGACGAACTGTTCATCGATCCGTCGGTGACCTACCGACTCCCGCTGTCCGCCGAGGTTCGCCCGGCGCTGCCCGACACGCAGGGCATCCGGGTGCGCGAGCTGGCGGGGCCGGCCGACGCCGACGCGGTCAACCGGCTCTACGCCGGCGCCGGCATGCTCACCGTCGACCCGCAGACATTGATCGCCAATCAACGCAGCGATGTCTTCACCTATCTGGTCGCCGAGGAGGCCGGTACCGGACGGTTGTTGGGCACGGTGACCGGCGTCGATCACCGGGCAGCCTTCGGCGATCCCGAAGCCGGGTCCAGCTTGTGGTGCCTGGCAGTGGACCCGCAGTCGCAGCGACCCGGCGTCGGGGAGGCCCTGGTAGTAGCGCTGGCCGAGCGACTGGCCACGGCGGGGGCCGCGCACCTGGACCTGTCGGTGCTGTACAACAACGCCCCGGCCATCGCGCTGTACGAGAAGCTGGGTTTCAGCCGCGCGCAGGTGTTCTGCGTGAAACGCAAGAATCCGATCAACGAGCCGTTGTTCGTGCCGGCCGCCGATGACCTGGCCCGGTGCAACCCGTACGCGCGGATCATCGCCGACGAGGCGATCCGGCGCGGCATCCACGTCGAGGTGCTCGACCCGCAATGGGGCGAGCTGCGGTTGACCCACGGCGGGCGGCGGGTGCTGACTCGCGAGTCGCTGTCCGAACTGACCAGTGCGGTGGCGATGAGCCGCTGTGACGACAAGCGGGTGACCCGGCGCATTCTCTCCGACGCCGGACTTCCGGTGCCCCGTGGCCGCTCGGCCGGCCCGCCGGAGGACGTCGCTGCGGACGAGGCATTCCTCGCCGCGGTCGGCGAGGTCGTGGTCAAGCCCGCCCGCGGTGAGCAGGGCCGCGGCATCTCCGTCGGCGTGCGCACCCCGCCGGAGCTCGCATCGGCGGTGGCCGAGGCCCGGCAGCACTGCCCGGACGTGCTGATCGAGGAACTGGTCGCGGGCCAGGACCTGCGCGTGGTGGTGATCGATTCCGAGGTGGTCGCCGCGGCGGTGCGTCGCCCGGCCCGGGTGACCGGTACCGGCCGGCACACCGTGCGGGAATTGATCGCAGCGCAGAGCCGCCGCCGCGCGGCGGCCACCGGCGGTGAGTCCCGGATCCCGATCGACGACGCCTGCCGCGCGGTGGTGGCGGCGGCGGGGTGGGAGATGAACGACGTGCTACCCGCCGATCATCAGCTCACCGTGCGCCGCACGGCTAACCTGCATACCGGCGGGACCATCCACGACGTCACCGAGATGCTGCACCCCGAGCTGGCCACCGCCGCGCGACGGGCCGCGCAGGTGCTGGACATCCCGGTGGTCGGATTGGATCTGATGGTGCCCCGGGTGGATGGTCCGGATTTCTACTTCATCGAGGCCAACGAGCGCCCCGGCCTGGCCAACCACGAGCCGCAACCCACCGCGGCCCGGTTCATCGACCTGTTGTTCCCGGCCACCCGTCCGTTGCCGCAACCCTGGGACCCGGGGCTGACCGGCAAGGGCGCGGATCACCTGGTGCAGGCGATCGGGTGA
- a CDS encoding N-acetylglutaminylglutamine amidotransferase: MCGFAGELCPRGGSPDLVAVARMAATMGDRGPDAAGSWSNDRIALAHRRLKIIDLSEAGAQPMVDAELGVTVVFNGCIYNYRQLREELQQAGFRFFSSSDTEVIAKAYRAWGEDFVDRLAGMFAICIADRDTGRTLLVRDRLGIKPLYLSERPGRVRFASTLPALLAGGGVNTDIDPIALHHYLTFHSIVPAPRTILLGVRKIPPATMLIFESDGTLREREYWTPSFTRVADRAGWSARDWQDAVLDAVRTAVRRRLVADVPVGVLLSGGLDSSLVVGLLAEEGQTGLATFSIGFEAAGGEDGDEFKYSDVIAREFGTDHHQIRVPTDDMLPALPRAIAAMSEPMVSHDAVAFYLLSREVARHVKVVQSGQGADEVFAGYHWYPPMQHAGRDPVGTYATAFFDADSAARNAAVGEDYRLPHDVSREFIEAHFARPGADGPVDQALRCDTTVMLVDDPVKRVDNMTMAAGLEARVPFLDHELVELAATCPPELKLADDGKGVLKEAARRVIPDAVIDRPKGYFPVPALKHLSGPVLELVRDALHTQAARDRALFTSTELRHHFADPNAELTPLRGNRLWQLGLLEMWLQAHGI, from the coding sequence ATGTGTGGATTTGCCGGCGAACTATGCCCGCGTGGAGGCTCGCCTGACCTGGTCGCGGTGGCGCGCATGGCAGCGACCATGGGTGATCGCGGCCCGGACGCGGCGGGGAGCTGGTCCAACGACCGCATCGCGTTGGCGCATCGGCGCCTGAAGATCATCGACCTGTCCGAGGCCGGGGCCCAGCCGATGGTCGATGCCGAACTCGGCGTGACCGTGGTCTTCAACGGCTGCATCTACAACTACCGGCAACTGCGCGAGGAACTGCAGCAGGCCGGCTTCCGGTTCTTCTCCAGCAGTGACACCGAGGTGATCGCGAAGGCGTACCGGGCCTGGGGCGAGGACTTCGTCGATCGGCTGGCCGGCATGTTCGCGATCTGCATTGCCGACCGCGATACCGGTCGTACCCTGCTGGTCCGCGACCGCCTGGGCATCAAACCCCTCTATCTCAGCGAACGCCCGGGGCGGGTCCGATTCGCCTCCACATTGCCCGCGCTGTTGGCCGGCGGCGGGGTGAACACCGACATCGACCCCATCGCGCTGCACCACTACCTGACCTTCCACAGCATCGTGCCCGCGCCGCGCACCATCCTGCTGGGCGTACGGAAGATACCGCCGGCCACCATGCTGATCTTCGAGTCCGACGGCACGCTGCGCGAGCGGGAGTACTGGACACCGTCGTTCACCCGGGTGGCGGACCGGGCGGGCTGGAGCGCCCGGGACTGGCAGGACGCAGTGCTCGACGCGGTGCGTACCGCCGTGCGCCGCCGACTGGTGGCCGACGTGCCGGTCGGCGTGCTGCTGTCCGGCGGGCTGGACTCCAGTTTGGTGGTGGGTCTGCTCGCGGAGGAGGGACAGACCGGGCTGGCCACCTTCAGCATCGGCTTCGAGGCCGCCGGCGGCGAGGACGGCGACGAATTCAAGTACTCCGACGTCATCGCCCGCGAATTCGGCACCGACCACCACCAGATCCGGGTGCCCACCGATGACATGCTCCCGGCGCTGCCCCGGGCCATCGCGGCGATGAGCGAACCGATGGTCAGCCACGACGCGGTGGCCTTCTACCTGCTCTCCCGGGAGGTCGCTCGCCACGTCAAGGTGGTGCAGTCCGGCCAGGGTGCCGATGAGGTGTTCGCCGGCTACCACTGGTACCCCCCGATGCAACACGCCGGCCGGGACCCGGTGGGCACCTACGCGACCGCGTTCTTCGACGCCGACTCCGCCGCCCGCAACGCCGCGGTCGGCGAGGACTATCGGTTGCCGCACGACGTCAGCCGGGAGTTCATCGAGGCGCACTTCGCCCGTCCGGGCGCGGACGGGCCGGTGGATCAGGCGTTGCGTTGCGACACCACGGTCATGCTGGTCGACGACCCGGTCAAACGGGTGGACAACATGACGATGGCAGCGGGGTTGGAGGCCCGGGTGCCGTTCCTGGACCACGAACTGGTCGAACTGGCGGCGACCTGCCCGCCCGAGCTCAAGTTGGCCGACGACGGCAAGGGTGTGCTCAAGGAGGCCGCCCGCCGGGTGATCCCGGACGCGGTGATCGATCGCCCCAAGGGCTATTTCCCGGTACCCGCCCTCAAGCACCTGTCCGGCCCGGTGCTGGAACTCGTCCGCGATGCGCTGCACACGCAAGCCGCGCGGGACCGCGCCCTGTTCACCAGCACGGAGCTACGCCACCACTTCGCCGACCCCAATGCCGAGCTGACACCGCTGCGCGGCAACAGACTTTGGCAACTCGGACTGCTCGAGATGTGGTTGCAGGCCCATGGCATCTGA